AGGAATAGTAAGGTTCGCGCAAAATTCCCACTTGGTACAACGTTCATTGATATTCCGAAGAGTACCTTGTACAAGTTCAAGACTGCTGAACCAACTCCTCTACCATAGACAAAATGTCGCACGTCATGACTCATCCGATCGACAACAGCTATCGTTACGAACCCAATGGCTAGGGATATAACAACTGCCAACCATACTGCTGATCGAAACGGACGGAACAGCTTTTCAAACGAAGTATAAGGCCTTCCCGGAGGTACCGAAATAACCAGCGCCGTAGTGTAATGCACTTCACCAGCCTTCAAAATCTCGTTTCGTGCCGTGGATATTCCTAGACACGAAAGACCAAAGTCCACCTTTTCCTCCTGGATcatcttcatcatcccggtactgTTCTCTTTGGTCGCGATTCCCCACTGAGTGTTGTTGGGTGGAATCAGTATGGTCGTTTTGAAGTCAAGCTTTTCCTTCAATACCTCCAGCATGTCACCCTCAAATCCTCCCAATACCAACTCCTGGTTCTCATCATAGCTGATAAACGTGTATGGTCTGGTCTCGAAAGATCCCACCTTTAGTTTACACCCTTGTAACGATACGGTCTTGTCCGGGAAATAGTCGTCGGACAACTCCGACAACTTGATCAAATTCACAGCAAAGCAGTTCCCCGACGTAAACGGATCGTACGTCCACAGCTCGACCCGAGTGGCAATCACTCCAGCAAAGACTACGTTGACAATTTGCTGTTTCAGCAGATCTTCGAAAATCTGGTTGATAATCTTCCGCTCCGGATAACCACTGTACACGATCAGATACCGGCCGGAATAGTCGTAGCTTTCAACGTTCAGTGCGCGGTACAGCAATCTGAAGGCCTCGTAGCTGTCAACGAGCCATACGTGGTGCGTCCACGGTCTACGCAGTTGGTTTCCCGACGGGACATTGAAGCGTATGGCAATTTGTCCGTCCAATGTGCTGATAATGGAGTTCAACAAGTCTTGCTGGGCTCGCGAGTTGTTACTGGAAATAAAGGCCTGGGATATCAGTGCTGGAGCGAACGGATCCTGGTAGTTCTTAAGCAGTATGCCTGATACGGCATCAGCTAGATTGGACTCTTCGGCGTGCAACGACGAAAAAGTTAGTGCAAATAATAACAGTGAATGCTTCATGGCGGTACTGTGCTGAAAAGGTAAAAAACGTTCCCTTATATGTTTCATCAGCACAATAGACCAGCTCATTATCCGTACAGTACAAAGCGACGCCTTGTACGCCTTAATCGTCTCATTCGCCTCAACATCACTTTCCGCTTCCTCCACTCAAGAAAGCATTCTAGCACGAATGCCAGCAATCCAGCAATCAGTCCACCTAGAAGCAATATGAAACAACCCATAACTTGCTGTAGCTCAAGTGGGCGAGGACCCGTCTGCCAGCGAATCTGCTTAAGGAAAACCGGCTGATGGTATTTAGAGGCCCATTGATCGATGAACCCAGCGGCATTCAGTCGACCTAGGAAGGTGTTGAACGCTGGCAGAAAGGGCGCTGATTTTTGCGTGTAGATCGCCAGCTTAGACAGGAACACACGATCGTACACCGTGCGAAGAAGTTTACCCTGTTTGGTGAGGTTGCGGTTAAAGAAGGAAATGGCCTCGATTGGCATGAGCATGACGTATCGCGTGGACGGAAGCTGCAGTTCGTCGATCCCGGTGGCTATCAGTTGAGCGTAACTTGTCTGGTGAAGATGTGGCAGTACATCTGGAATTCCGTCAAACATGTAGCTCAAATTGCGAGTCATTCGGATGTGATAACCCGCGGCAATGTACTCCGGGATAATCTGCGGAACTGTGCGGTTCGGTTGTAGCTTGAGAAATTTAAACAGTGATGCCGTATAGGACGTACGGATAACCAAAGAGTACAGGAGCCATGCGGCAATCAATGTTCGAGCAAAGTTACGGCCTGGCAGACGATGTAGCGAACCACCGAAGAACACGTTGAAAGTATTGAGCAGAGGAGCAGACACTCTGCGGCCGAATACAAAGTATTGAACAGATATTGACCTGCGGTTGACAATCGTGATCACGCAAAAGGCGATCGCCAGGATGGAAGTTATGCAACACCATATGATGTACTTGAATGGTAGCATCAGCTGTTCGATCGTGCTGTATGGATATCCTGGTGGTGCAATTATAGTCATCAGTGATGAATAGTAAGGAAACGTGCTGCCCATGTACAGACTTCGACTGTGCGTCAACGCCCAGTAACCGATGCTGAAATTGACTTCTCTGTCGCGAATCTAAGGGAATTAACAATTTGTTAGTGTTCAGACAACATGCAATTTAATCCACCTTACATATCTCGATGCTCCAGTGCTGGAACCCAACACAGCCGTAATGCCCCAATCCGGGGGATCCACCAAAACGATCTGCGTAGTAAAGTTCAACTGTTGACTCAGCACTCGAGCCACGATCCCTTCTAGACCATCCGTCTGAATCACCTTACCCTTGCTATCATATTTCAGCATTACAAACGGTGCAATCTCGAACGTGGCCAGCTTCAGCGGGCATCCGTGCATGTTAGACAGCTTCGGAGGGAAGAATTCTTTCTCCAAGTTGCCGAAATGTCCCTCACTGAACACCTTCCAGAGCGTCGGTTGAACCCGCTCGCAGTATCCATTCCCGAAAGGGAAATACGTGTAGTAGTAAGTCTTTTCTGGTGCGTATTCGTAAGAGATCAGTATCGCAACATTCACTATATAATGCGTCCACAGCTCGTCCATAATGCGCTGCACCGTGTAACCACTGCTCTCCGACGAGTTACTCACAATCACCATGAAGAAACCGTTGTAATTGTACGTACGCACCTTCATTCCGTCGCTGATCCTCTCGAATGCTTTGTAGTCATCAACCAGGAACACGTTGAACGCTCGCAACTGCTCAAGCACCTTCGCCTGGTACGTCTCCAGCTGAATCTTGATGTGCGGTTCCGAGCGGGCGGTCAACTCGTTTACGATATCACGCTGAACAAAGACACTACCCGGATTGGACGCTCGGCGGCGGATGTAGATGTGGTTGCTTTCCGGGACGAAAAATTGTCTGATCATGGCAATGCTAGCCTCTACTAGTGGTTTTGGCTTGGGTGTGACTGAGTCGCTAAAGTTGTAACTTCCGTGGGATACAGGAAGTACCCAGAAGATAATAAACAGTAACATGTTGAAAGATTCAGTTCATGTGACATCATTTGAATCGGATACAGCAATTTAAACCAAACAGCGACACGCAATTTCTCATCTTATAACAAGGAACGTGTGAAAAAGCCCATTACTCGTTAGCAATTAGCTTTTGGTGACTGATAAAGTTGCAAGATATCGTTCGgacaaaaatattaatatgGGTTATTAGTGGAGAGATAACCTTAACAAAGGTCAAACAGTCACAGGTCATAATGATCCTCATTCTATAAATACCAGAATCGAGGTATTCCGTCATTTCCAGCAatcaagcaaaatgtttctacTACTTATCTTGATAGCGTACCTTTCCGCCGTAACCTCATCTCCAGAAAGCATCTCTCCAAGTGTACCGCCACAGGTGAACGTAACGGCCGCCGTCTTGCTGGAAGCATTCCAGGATCATTTCGGATCGGTTCACGTTGCGCAAGGTTCTATCTCTGAACGGTCAGCCCAGTTCCAGGCGGATCTCCTGGATGATGTTATCGCCCAGCTTGAGGGATCCATTGTGTTGAGGTTGGGATCGGCACCGGGAGAACTTCCCCGCAGACCATGGCTGCTGAACGTGTTCCTGGTTGATAGCTATAAAGCGTTTTCGAAGCAATACAGCATGCTGAACGCAAATTGGTATGACTTCTCCGGGCGATACCTGGTGATCTTCAGTGAAGAGCTCGTTGAAAAAGTGGTTCGGAAGGTTTTCAATGACCTGTGGAAGCtacagatcgtcaatgttgttGTGATGGGTTTCGCGGAGCAGAAGGTCATTCTTTGGACGTACTTTGCATTTTCTGGTAGAGCATGTCGCATGGTACATTTGCGTAAAATTTCCAGAATTGATTTAGGCGAAATGTACCCTGACAAGACGACTTCATTTCATGGTTGTCTGTTCAAGGTGGCTGCTTTTGAAACACGAccttgtcgtgatcggggactttcttttataataaaaacacagatattttgcaattaacaaacaacacgtcttattccacagaaattaaccacaaaactgatttgacaatcttcattctctctttcgccggccgcgcgcatctcgttgttttctcgctcgttgttctctctcgcagctcgctagcgcgctctcgcactcaatccacaattagctaacaaggcaatattcatgaaggtgcgcactttttgttgcgctcttaactcttatttataaattatatcaatcttataataaatactcatttaataatttattacatattcaatcctgtaacccataatccctacattcTCCCTCTTTTCTACTCTCAAGATGACGAATATCAATCATAATTCCTAACAGAAAAACTGCATGAATGCTAAATCAATCCAAGAatcaatcaatgtttttttttaatttcctaaaaaaatttcGTCGGGTTCCTCGACTATGTTTTCATGCTGATCTAAATACGAAAGCGCAGtcttcgaaatgtttcatctatGTTGTCCAAGAGACTGACATCCTCCTGCGATCGGATTGTAGAAAATGGAATGCGCTGAtgaggttgaaaatttaaaacacctgaaagtataagaaaaagaaaaaacgaggagaaaaacaaaaaccacaaatatttctcaaataaacgccggtttatcaattttttatgcAATACGAGATTAGTGATTGTTTAcctgattttctttaaattttatgtaatttaaaattaaaaagcaaattttacaaacattgctgaaacaacacaacacgatttaaaaaaattataattcaaattcaaaagcaatttttttatttaaacatttcgaattaaatggaatcagattatttttatttattatcattttgtgaatatgaaatataacacaatgtgttctaaattcaaaaatctaacatgttgctgacttaaataacaaatgaagagcgtttttaaagttttaaatttatgtgtaccataaaaaaaaacaaagaataaacatttctaaaaatatatacaatgtggtaatttatctaacttatttaaaaaaaatctgaaacaaaaactatgacaggcacagatattgtttttactcaaatttacactATGAATTTATGTGCGCCCGCCACGGAGTTCAAACCGatccaagcttcccatgcgccagtgccaacgcacaccgagggtttggttttctagcttcggtacgtgcctgaacccatttgtgtattggtatcttggtacatcgtaccagcgcaccacgacactctcggctcgccccatcggttttgtgtctggcactcacccatggcatgaacccagcgtgccgtggtacgcgccgtggcattgaacccgttttgtaccgccagcgcgtaacacggcacgtacctcggctcgtaacgagtgaagcaccttggctcatataccgggttcatgccatgggtgagtgccagacacaaaaccgacgcggcgaaccgagagtgtcgtggtgcgctggtacgatgaaccaaaataccctcggttcgtgtgagtcaggtacgggtgtaaaccgaacaaagcaggcgcaaagcaaacccgaggtgcaagtgaaccgcgtgtaccgcacggtgcagggaagcttgaacCGATCTATGGATTATGAGCCCAAGCCCAGTGCCACGTCGTTTGGTCCAACGATTGATCCACCAGACGGGACTTGAAGGTAAACATAAactgattttaatattaaatgcaGACGTGACGAAAAGTATATGTTTGTAATTAAtacccaaaaacacccaaaatggatCTACAAGCAAGCTTATTCCTtcctcattttcaatatttttatctgtacttttctgtaatttattcCCAACCAAGCTGTACagctaaaacaaacaaatttttttttaaataagggctagtatggagatcggaaggaaaggggtcaagaaacagctttacgaacagcagaacaaaggagaggtagcgttttcttggggcttttcttcaccctatctggcttgctttcgcttcaactgctgcccatttgaatttttttcttgaccggttccttccgatgtgcaAACACCGCTTAACATTGTATCAAAAATTACcgcattttaactaattttgaaactgttaataaatcatggcaaaaattactaaaatgcaaaatcagtaatatttttgaagaatttgttttcatcagtaccggtacacttttataaaataaaaaatagtccaTATTTCAGTTTAAGATGATTTCTTGAAAAGCAATCTCAATAAATGaagcaaattgcaaaaataatataaataattcaattaatgCTCAAAATGTGCATTGCtgcacaaaatacatttttttataaaaaaataaaatcaaatgttgtttattcttgccacaaaagctttctgaaaaaaacatttttaccgattcaacgatttttttctgtaaatgcatggtagtatcaacatttttcaacttttatattaaaaattttgaactttctattaatatTCACTTACGCGATCTTTTAACCAAACAAACGATAGTTTTTaccgaatagtttttttttctctgttgtgtctacttaataatatttttgtttatcttgaaacaaaacatagttcagaaaatattattctaatgaataaaacaaaatcatgtggtaaattgttgcaataaaaataaaatatataaactgaAATAAATGCCGTTCCGCTATATTCGATTTCTATTAtatgtcaaattaattttctcttcaaattgtatttattgTAGCTAAAGGTATGGATTCAAGCACTTTTGATATAACCGTAGATTTGATTATTCAATGTTACATTTAATCatgatcaaaacaatgtttaaggtcattttatttataaatacatAGAAAATGTACTGTGTTTATCAGATAacatcaaaaaacatattttattcaattattcttgTAATGCTTGTTGCAATCTGACTACTTTCTCAAAGGGTTCCAGCTCAggcgaaacatttttcaaactaccttcgcagaggtctgtcaggctccaacacggaGGAGACAATATCCTAAccataaattccttcaaaacgtATCTTGCTTATCTAAAAacagctgaaagatttttttaatgttttatttttaaaacttttgttttatttttctcgtaatGTAAAATGGGTTCCAAGCAACTTTGATATATTACATGAGTAGATTGTTCacagaaacttattttttttaaatcacgatCTTTACGATCCCTGTCAATGGtttcttttcttatttaaaattttaactttttctttgCTGATAATCTACTGttatgtaatttgaaaaagtttggtttCATAATTAAGTACAATCGATTAAAAAACCCAGAagtttctttaatttatttcaaaataatgtttctcttaatttaatttatatatatttactttactaaaattctgaaattttttttttaactcaataaaatgatacattgttaaaatataattctatcgaaattaatgaatgattttgaacttttttgatacaaatcacagatattgcattgaaaaataaa
This is a stretch of genomic DNA from Culex pipiens pallens isolate TS chromosome 1, TS_CPP_V2, whole genome shotgun sequence. It encodes these proteins:
- the LOC120413259 gene encoding uncharacterized protein LOC120413259, with the protein product MKHSLLLFALTFSSLHAEESNLADAVSGILLKNYQDPFAPALISQAFISSNNSRAQQDLLNSIISTLDGQIAIRFNVPSGNQLRRPWTHHVWLVDSYEAFRLLYRALNVESYDYSGRYLIVYSGYPERKIINQIFEDLLKQQIVNVVFAGVIATRVELWTYDPFTSGNCFAVNLIKLSELSDDYFPDKTVSLQGCKLKVGSFETRPYTFISYDENQELVLGGFEGDMLEVLKEKLDFKTTILIPPNNTQWGIATKENSTGMMKMIQEEKVDFGLSCLGISTARNEILKAGEVHYTTALVISVPPGRPYTSFEKLFRPFRSAVWLAVVISLAIGFVTIAVVDRMSHDVRHFVYGRGVGSAVLNLYKVLFGISMNVVPSGNFARTLLFLWIMETFILRTLYQGSSFKYLQLSLKRPPSRTLAEVDATGAHYHVIDVAIRYYEAFPERMKRVIPLPPVKDNLAARLLWMTQNPDSPEVMMSCTDHVAYHNRLHRRRPGGFVRIAQESIAVYTITIYYPKKSMLTRQFNRQIRRFLAAGLMEYWIQRYGDYDFQEQVESSGPKPLSLDHLLGAFELCGVLIVTSFVVFLIELLVFKSSSKKMWNMFGSFLKREEIEIA
- the LOC120413266 gene encoding glutamate receptor ionotropic, delta-2-like, which encodes MLLFIIFWVLPVSHGSYNFSDSVTPKPKPLVEASIAMIRQFFVPESNHIYIRRRASNPGSVFVQRDIVNELTARSEPHIKIQLETYQAKVLEQLRAFNVFLVDDYKAFERISDGMKVRTYNYNGFFMVIVSNSSESSGYTVQRIMDELWTHYIVNVAILISYEYAPEKTYYYTYFPFGNGYCERVQPTLWKVFSEGHFGNLEKEFFPPKLSNMHGCPLKLATFEIAPFVMLKYDSKGKVIQTDGLEGIVARVLSQQLNFTTQIVLVDPPDWGITAVLGSSTGASRYVRWIKLHVIRDREVNFSIGYWALTHSRSLYMGSTFPYYSSLMTIIAPPGYPYSTIEQLMLPFKYIIWCCITSILAIAFCVITIVNRRSISVQYFVFGRRVSAPLLNTFNVFFGGSLHRLPGRNFARTLIAAWLLYSLVIRTSYTASLFKFLKLQPNRTVPQIIPEYIAAGYHIRMTRNLSYMFDGIPDVLPHLHQTSYAQLIATGIDELQLPSTRYVMLMPIEAISFFNRNLTKQGKLLRTVYDRVFLSKLAIYTQKSAPFLPAFNTFLGRLNAAGFIDQWASKYHQPVFLKQIRWQTGPRPLELQQVMGCFILLLGGLIAGLLAFVLECFLEWRKRKVMLRRMRRLRRTRRRFVLYG